The following is a genomic window from Polyangiaceae bacterium.
CCAACACGGTGGCGATTTACCCGCAGGGCTCGTGATCTCGGGACGTTACCGCGTCGAAAAGATCATCGGTCGAGGCGGCATGGGTGCGGTGTACGCGGTTCGTCATGCCAATACAGGCGAGCTTTGCGCGCTGAAAATGTTGCTTCCCGCGCTTGCGGCAAACCCCGGCGCGGTCGAACGCTTCCGCACCGAAGCGCGGGCGCCCGTGGCGATTGGCAGTGAACACGTCGTGCGCGTGATCGATGCCGACGTGGCTCCCGAGCTCGGGGACGCGCCGTACATCGTCATGGAGCTCTTGAAAGGCCGCGATCTCGGCACGGAGCTGAAGCAGCGTGGCGCTTTGCCCGCAGGCGAAGTCGTCGTGTTCATGAAGCAGGTCGCTCGCGTGCTCGACAAAGCGCATGGGCTCGGCATCGTTCATCGCGATCTCAAGCCGGCAAACCTCATCGTCACGCAGCGCGAAGACGGCACGCCGCTCGTCAAGATTCTCGACTTTGGTATTGCCAAACTGCTGGATCAAAGCGGCGTTGGCGAGTTGACGCAAGACGGCGCGATCTTCGGCACGCCTTGGTACATGTCGCCCGAGCAAGCGCGCGGACAAGCGTCCAAGGTTGGGCCAGCCGCGGATTTGTGGGCGCTCGGGCTCATCGTCTATCGCCTTTTGACTGGGAAAAACTATTGGTCGGCTGAAGGCATGGCCGCGCTCGTCGGGCAGATCCTGTACGAGCCGATGGTTCCACCGAGTCAGATGTCTCCGCATCTCGGTCCGCGGTTCGACGCATGGTTTGCGCGCGCTTGCTGTCGTGAAGCCGAGGGGCGATTTCCGAATGCGACGGAGCAAATTCAAGCGCTCGCTCAAGCGTTGGGCGTGAACTACGCCGCGCAACCGACGAACCTGGACATGCCAAACCCGGCGGATTTGTCGGCATCGGCGCAGGTTCGTCAAGCCGTTGCGGGCATGCCGATGTACGGTTTGTCGATCCCACCGGGGGCTTCGATTCCGGGCACGAGCATTCCTGGCACGAGCATTCAGGCGGCTGGAATTTCTCAAGCGGGCATGCCGATGCCGGTTGGAGTTCCAAACCAAGGCGCAATTTCACTGGCGGGTGTGCCGCCGGCGCAGCTTGCGGCAATGGGTTTGTCCCAATCGGGTGGTGTGATGCCCGGGGGTGTGCCGGGAGCGACGACGGGCGCGCCACTCTATTCGACGCAGGCGGGAACGCCTGGACCGAAGAAGTCGCGTCTCGGGGCGGTGCTCGCGGCAAGCCTCATCATCGTGGGTTTGGCCGGGGCAGCCGGGCTTTTCTTTGTGCTCAAAGGAAAAACCTCGCAATCGGGCAATGCGGCGGCAACCGCGGCGGAAGCTGCGCCCGCGCCCACGCCGTCCGCTGAAGCTCCAGCGCTCCCGTTGCCTCCGGTGACGGCAGAACCGGCTGCGTCGGCTGCGGTCGAGCCTGCAGCGTCTGCAGAGCCTGTAGCGTCCGCCGAGCCTGCGGATTCGGCCGAACCCATCGAGATTGAGGAACCTGCGGCATCGGCAGAACCTGCCGCGTCGGCTGCTCCACCGCCTGCTGCAACGACCGCCGAGCCCGTTGCTGCGGCGCCCAAGCCAACGACGACGTCTTCACCCACGAAGACTGCTGTGAACACCACGGCAAAACCGAAACCTTCGAGCACGGTCGCCCCGAAGATCAAAGGCACGATCAAGTTCTGATGAGCAACACACGTCGGCGTTCATTCGCCATCGCCCTCTCCGCTCTGCTTGGTGCTGCTTTCGTCGCCGCGCCCAGTCAGGTTTCTGCGCAAGAACCCGCCCCCACCGCGCCAGCCTCGCAACAGCAAATTACGCTCGCGCGTCAGGCTGCGTCCGAAGGACTTGGCGCTTATCGCTCGGGCGACTTCAACAAAGCACTCGACCTGTTCGAGCAAGCGAAGGCGCTTTATCCAAGCGCGCAGATCCTCCGCATGCGCGGCTATACGCTGCTCGCGCTCGAACGCTGGATCCCATCGGTCGAAGCGATGGAAGAAGCCCTCGACTCGCAGACGGGCGCGCTCGATGAAGCCGACAGGAAAGACGTCTCCGAGCAGATCGCGAAGGCGATGATGCACATCGGAAGCGTCACGGTCACGACCCAGGTTGCGGGGGCCAAACTCAGCATCGACGACGTGCCCGTCGCCGACTTTCCAAAGGACAAACCTTTCCGTTTGCTGCCCGGAAAACACAAGTTTGTCCTGAGCGCACCCGAGCACACCGATGCCGTCGAGGAGCTGGACGTCGAGGCGAACAAGGAGGTGACGATTGCGCTCGAACCGAAGAAGGTCGAAGCGCCACCGCCACCGCCGCCGCCACCACCACCACCACCACCGCCACCGCCGCCGAAGAACCTGATTCCCAACCAAAAGATGATCGGCTTCATTGCGGCAGGCGCAGGACTTGGCTTGGGCTTGGCGGGTATTGCCGCAGGCGCCGCGTCTGGATACATCTCCGCCAACGTCGCGCGGGACGTGAAAATTCACGAGTACGTGTACGGGACGAACTGCGCCCGCGGGAACCTCGAACACTGCTTGCTCGATCGCGAGGTCGTCAACGCAGACGCGACCGATGCGACGACGCTGCGTAATCTCGGGATCGGCCTTGGCGTCAGCGGTCTCGTCGTAGGCGCCGGTGGGTTGGTCCTGGCCATCATCGCCAAACCCGAACCCGCCAAACCCGCCGATGACGCTCCTGCTGCCAAGAAGGCCCAAGCGACTTCCGTCGTGAAGTCTCTTGGTTGTGGACCGTATGGCGACGTCGGCTTGTCATGCGTGGGGACGTTTTGAAGGTTCGTCCGGGGCATGCTCGCCGCGGCGTGCTTGCAGCGTTTGCCCTCGTACTCGCAGCTTGTATCGACGTGCCTGCGGCGCCTCCGCGTGATGCGCTCAAGGTGCGCGAGGTCAAGGCGTCCCCGGGTGTCGTGCTCGAGACCGCGTGCACGCCGACGGGCATCGAAAAGTGCTTCGACGCGCACGACGACAACTGCAACGGCGTCATCGACGAAGGCTGTGGGTTGCACACGGGCATCCTTCAATTCGCCATCGCTTGGGAAGCCGTCGAAGCGGATGTCGACTTGAACGTGTACGATCCGAGCGGCGAGATCGCGCGGCTTGGAGAACCCACGTCGTCCGGCCTCGTCAAGGATCGAGACTGCCCGCAAATGGGCAACGAGTGCCAGGGGCAAAACATCGAGAACGTGTACCTTGCCGAGGGTGATCCAAAGCGAGGCACGTATCGCGTCGTGATTCGTCTCGACAAGCTCGGTGGTGCCGTTGCGCCCGTGCGTGTGCGCCTGGGTGCGCGCGTAGGGCAGCGCCCGTTTGGCATGGTCGTGGACTTGTCTCCGGGACCTGGCACGGAAGAAAAATCGTTCGAGTTTACACTTTCCCAACCCACCCCAGTTTCGACGCGCGCTTGTTGACGCGCTGCCCCGTCGCCCCCTAGAACACGTTTCGCCCTCTGTCGCTTTCTGGGAGAACCGCTGCGATGAACCCCCTTCTCATGTTCCTCGTCATTATCGGACTCGTCGGCGCCTTTGCGTACAGCGCCGGCAAGCGATGGCAACTCCTGCGCGTGGGCAGGGACGAGGATCGATTCGACGACATTGGCAAGCGTCTCGAGGGCGTGGCGATCTATGCGCTCGCTCAGAAAAAGATGCATTATTACCGGCTCGCCGGAGCCGCGCACATGCTCATCTTCGTGGGCTTTGCGATCCTGCTGCTCCGATCGATCATCCTCTGGGGGCGTGGATTCGATCCTTCGTTCAATGCTTTCATTCTCGGGCCGGAAGGATTTCTGGGTTTGCCCCTTGGGCACATCTACGAATTCCTGAAGGACGTCATTGCGACGCTCGTCATCGTCGGCGCCGTCGTATTCCTTTATTTCCGGGTAGTTCGCCAAGAACCACGCATGACGAAGTCCGGCGAGGCCATTTTGATTTTGGGCATCATCATCACGATGATGGTGGCCGACATGGTGTACGACGGCGCGTCGATCGTGCTGCACCATCAAGCATTGCCACAATGCATCGGTGGAAACCTCGAAGACGTCACGTGTGAATCGATTCGCAAAATCACGGCGCCGCTCGGACCCGTACCCACCCATCCGCTCGCCTGGGAACCTTTTCCCGCACCCGCAGGCTCGGCCTTTGCCATGATGCTCGCGGGCGTTTCGCACGACACGCTCCGCGTGCTCGCGCAAGTGGGCTTCTGGACGCACGCGACGCTCGTGCTGCTTTTCCTGAATCTCCTGCCGTACTCGAAACACTTCCACATCATCACGGCCATTCCGAACGTGTTTTTCCGGCAGACCAAGCCGGCTGGTCGATTGCCATTGCTCGCGCCGACCGCGGAAGCCATTGGCGAAAAGGTCATGGCCGCGGCCGAGGATCCGGCGAAAGCCGAACCCGTCGGAGCGACCAAAATCAACGATTTCACGTGGAAGGCCATCGTGGACTTCTACACGTGCACCGAATGCGGGCGTTGTTCGGACAATTGCCCGGCGCACAAGACGGGCAAGTTGCTCTCGCCCAAGCAATTCACGCTCAACTTGCGCGATCATCTGTACGAACACGCGGAAGAGCTCGTCCACGAAAAGTCGAAATCGGATACGGTCGGCGAAGGCCTCCCGCGCCTCGAAGATGCCGAAAGCGCCGAAAGCGCCGAAGCTGCACCCGCCGAGCCGAGCGAAGCCTTCAAAGACCTCGTGCCGAGCGTCATTCATCCCGACGTGCTTTGGGCCTGTACGACGTGCCGCGCGTGTGAAGAGCAATGCCCCGTCATGATCAGCTATGTCGACAAGATCGTCGACATGCGCCGCCACTTGGTGCTCGTCAAAGGCGAATTCCCCTCGCAGCTCAATGGCCCATTCCAGGCGATGGAAGTCAATGGCAATCCCTGGAATCTAGCGCGTATGGACCGCGCGAACTGGACCGAAGGGCTCGACGTGAAAACCATGTCGGACAACCCGACGGCGGAAGTTCTGTATTGGGTGGGTTGTGCGGCGAGCTACGACGATCGAGCCAAAAAAGTCGCGCGTGCGACCGCTCGATTGCTCCAAGCCGCAGGCGTCGACTTCGCCATCCTCGGACAAGAAGAAACGTGCACGGGCGACCCGGCGCGTCGAGCCGGCAATGAATACTTGTTCGCCATGCTCGCCGAGCAAAACGTCGCGACGCTGAACGGATACAAAGACCAAGGCGGCATCAAGAAAATCATCACCGCATGCCCGCACTGCTTCAACACGATCCTGAATGAATACCCGGACTTCGGAGCGAAGTTTGAAGTGATACATCACACGGACTTCCTCTTGGGACTCGTCGCGGAAAAGAAGCTCAAGCCCACGCAGCCGGTCAAGGGTCGCATGGTTTTCCACGATTCCTGTTACCTCGGCCGGTACAATGGCGTTTACGAGCAGCCGCGGGATATTCTGAAGAGCATTCCCGGCGTGGAGCTCGTCGAGGCTGAGGGGTGGAATCGCAACAAGGGGCTTTGTTGTGGCGCGGGCGGAGCGCAGTTCTGGATGGAGGAGCAGAACAAGGATCGCGTCAATGTCAAGCGCACGTTGCAGCTCTTGCAGACCGAGGCGAAGACGATTGCGACCGGGTGTCCCTTCTGCCAGACGATGATTTCCGACGGCTTGAAGGCTCACGGCAAAGAGGAAAGCGTGAAACAGCTCGATGTCGCGGAGATTTTGCTGGAGAGCTGTGCGCTCGATGGGGCCAAGAAGGCAAAGTCCAAGAAGAGCGCGGAGGTCCAAGCGGACGTGTGAGCACGGCTGTGTGTGCAAGCTTGTTCCATCTGCACGGGGCCTCGAGGGTCGAGCCCTAGAAGTGGGTGCATCCGGTGCGCACCTGAGCTACAGTCGGGCCGTCGCGGACCAGAGGGACCCGAAGATGGAACAAGCGCGGAGCCTGGCAATTTCCATGGCGATTGATTCGTTCGCAGAGAGCGCTTTGCGAGCGCGCGCGGCTGAAGCAGACGAGCCGGCGGAGTTCGAGTGCGATGCATGCAGTACGGTCGTACGGGGCGAACCTGCCGGCCGGGGGTTGTACGTGTGGCCACGAGGTGACGAGGTTCGTTACGAAGAACCGCCTCTATGTGGCAAGTGCGCGACGGCGATCGGTTTGACGGCGCTCGCGATATTCAGCGTGGAAGAAGAAGAGGGGTAGGGCGTTTCCAGGGGCGCATCAGAGCGCCTGGACGCCGCGCCATGGAAAACGCTCGTCCGCGAGCGCTCATTTCCACACTAAAACGCCTCGCCAATCGCGATCGTCGTGACGAGCGGAAACCCGCCCGTATATCCAAATCGCCCAGCGTCGTACGCGATTTGCACCTCGTCGCATTCCCCGATCACCTGCGCGCACGGAATGCGTGCGCCTACATCGACGCGGACGGGACCCACGGGCGTTGCATAACGTACGCCGATCCCTCCGGACAAATGCGGCCGGTCGACGCGAATGTCCAACACGCCGCTCGTCACGTCGCTTCCGTCGAGGAACAGGACGGCGCCCAAGTTCTCCGTGAACGAAAGACGCAATTCCAGCGTCGCCTCCCATAACGTCAATCCGCCCGTCGGCGACCAAGGCGCGACACCCGTTCGACGCAAAGGCACATTGGAATGCAAACCGACGCCGTTGTAAATGTATCCGCGATTGGAGGTGGGTCCGCCGCTGTAGAATCCGCGAAATTGCAGTTTTTGCAGTGTCGCGCGTAATTCGTCGAGCTTCAAATTCGTGCCATCGACCATGCCGTCGCCATCTTCGTCGACGCCGACGCGTTCTTTTGCTTTCTGCTCCAGAATGCCGAGTGTTTCTTCGTAAATGTTCTGTTGCGGAATGAGAAACCCGCCGCTCAGATGAAATGCGAGCGTCACGCGCGGTGCAATGGGCAGGTATGCTCGCAGGTCCGGGCGCAGGCGCACGTCGTCGACGTCACTTTTCATGAAAACGCCCGCGAGTTGCGCATTCAGACCCAAAAAAACGCCTTTTCGAGGGCTCACGCGATCGATGTTGCCTCGATCATCGCGACGAAAATCCAAATTGCCCGACGTCTCGAGGTACATGAGCAGCAGCCGAGAAAACCCCGGTGGATGTTCGTCACTCCAATACAAAAATGGATCGTCCACCTGAACGTGAAAAAATTGCCCAAGATAATGCTGAAAACCGCCGAATCGCCGCTCGATGCCGACCGTGCCCGAATATTCGCGATACCCGAGAGCTGGCTCCTTCGCTTCTTCCGAATCCGGCGCTGGTGTGCTGATGATGTTGAGCGGCCGGTAAATGTTGACCGCTCCGCGCAGAACGGCCTGCGTGTGCGCGTCGATGACGCCTGGTTGTCGCAATTCGAAGCGAGACCGTATTTCGGGCAAAACCTGCGTCGGCGCAGCGAGAAACAAGTTGAACAGCGCGCTCGGGTAAAACACCACGCCCGGACGAGCTTCGATGGCAAACCGCCGCAGCCCGCCGAGAAAATTTCGATCCTCCCAGCTCGCCGATCCGTGCACTTCCACGCGCGCGCCAGCTTCGGCACCCACGCCGAGCTTCACGGCGCGAAGAGCGGACGGTTGTAGCGTGATCGTGACGGGGATCGTCGGGTCGGGAGGTTTGTCTGGAGGTGACAGTTCGGGCTTGATGTCGATCGCTCCGAAAATGCCGAAGTCACCCAGCGCTCGTTCGGCGTCGACGAGGGTCTCGGTGGAAAATAGGTCGCCTTCCTTGAAACCAAGCGACTTGCGAATGATCCCTTCGGGAAGCTCGCCAAGGCCCACGATGCGAATGGCGCCGAACTTCGACCGCGGTCCGAGCTCGAGCGTGTACGTCACGTCGGCCGTGTGCGCGACGAGGTCGACTTTGACCTGACCGACCACGTTCGCGTACGGAAAACCTCGATCAGTCATCGCGCGGGCGAGCGCTTTTTTTGTCTTTTCGTACGCTTCCTCCTCCATGCGCGCGCCGATGACGAGCTCGTTTTTCGCTTCCGTGACGGGCTTGCTCACCTCCGCCGCTTCCGGCATTCGCCAGTCTTTCCACATGAGATTGACGCGGCGAATCTTCACCGGCGCCCCTTCGCTGACCGAAATCTCGACGCGCACGCGACCATCGGACGGTCTTCGGACGACGCGGCCAGCCGTCACGCGAGCTTCGTAGAAGCCGCGAGCCCGCAGATATCGTTCGACGCGTGCGAGGTCTCGTTCGAGGACGAACGGATCGAAGTACTCGTACTCGACGGTGAGCAGGTCGGACAAACCCACGACGGGGATGTTTTGCAAGACCCCGCCGAGCGCGTGGGCGCTCTCGGCGGTGGCGATGCGTTCCTTGATGGCCGCATCGGGGATCGCGTCGTTGCCGAGGATTTCGACCTCTTCGATGATGCAGCCGGACAGGTCGTTTGGGCGGCACGTTGGCGGCTTGGGCTTCGGCGCGCTTTGACAAGCAGAAAGCACGATCGCGCATGCGCAGACGACGAGCGCACGAGCTTCGGGATGCTGTCGTCTTTGGGCAGACACGCGATGAACCTTGGACCTCAAACGATTTGCGGCCGGATCTTCGTCGACCGACCGCGATGGCGCAATCATTAGCGCGGCGGCGATGGATGTGAAGTCAGGAAAACACGAGAGACACCTGGACATATTGATGCGGAATCGATTCGGGGCGCTCGGTGCTCGTCGGGTCTGGACATGATCTGGAAAGTCAGATATGGAAGGAAGGCAACGTCCCGAGCAATTTGCCGGGGGTTTGGACGTTCAGGGACTCACGATGCCTTATCAAGGACAGTTCATTACGTCGACCATTCGTTTGGTGCGCCGTCTCGAGAATGGTGTTGGGGGAATGGGGCAGGTATGGGCGGCGGAGCATTTGGCATTGCGAACTCACGTCGCGGTGAAGTTCATGGTGTCGAAACATGCGACGACGGAGGGGTCGCTCCGGCGGTTCACGCAGGAGGCGCAGGCGGCGGCGCTCTTGCAGAGTCCGCATGTGGCGAAGGTTTTTGATCATGCGACGACGGCCGAGGGGGAGCCGTACATCGTGATGGAGCTGCTTCGGGGTGAGACGCTTCGAGCGAGGCTCGAGCGGATGGGGCCGATGCCCACCGAAGAAGTATGCCGAATGATCGAGCATGCGGCGAAAGCGCTGAGTGAGGCGCATCGGATGGGGCTCGTGCATCGTGACATCAAGCCGGACAATTTGTTTGTCTTGGATGTCGAGGGCGAACCATTTCTGAAGGTGCTCGATTTTGGTATCGTCAAACAGCTCGATGCGGAGACGACCAGTTCGAGTGGCGGGTCGAATCTGGGGGTGGTGAAGTACATGAGTCCGGAGCGGCTCGGGGTCGATCCGCGCGTGGTTGATCAGCGAGCCGATTTGTGGGCGCTCGGGGTCGTGGCGTATGAATTGCTGACGGGCGCGGTGCCTTTTACCGGAAAAACGGATTTTTTGGTGGCGAAAGCGGTGGAGGTGGGATCGTTCATGCCGCCGACGCATAGGCGGCCGGACCTTCCGGAATTGATCGATGCGTGGATGGCGAAGGCTTTGGCGCGCGACATCAACGACCGATTCGACGCAGCGATGGACATGGCGGACAAGTTGCACGTGGCGATTCACCGTCGTCCGCGCATTACGTCGATGAAGCTCGATGCGCGGATTTTCGTCGAGACGGCGCCGTTCATCGAATCGGAGCCGCTTCCTGCTTCGCAGAAGTTCACGTATGATCCGCGTCGATCTTCGAATGTGCCGAAGGGCAAGGACACGGACAAACCCTCGAGGCCGTCGCAAGTGAAGGCTTCGGGAAGCGAGCGAGGTGCGGAGCATCATGAACATCGACGCACGCTTCGTTTCGAACCGCGGTTTCCTATGGTACCGGGAGACTTGCAATCCGAAAACAACGAAGACGGCGCATGGTGTGCGGTGCCGGCGGACGAATGGCCTCGTTGCGTTGCATTCGACAACATGGGGCCGTTTTTTTTCACGGCATCGTGGAATGGGGACGTGGCGGGTTTCGACTTGAATTTTCGCGTGCGCCAATGGACGACGAAGCTCGTGGTACGCGTCAATTGCATTGCGACCGGGCCGGGATTCGTCGCGCTTGGGTGCAGTGACGGGCGCATTCGGTTGCTCGAAGTGACGACGGGCAAGCTGATGCAATTGATGGATGGCCACAAAGCGCCCGTGCGGGATTTGGCTTTGAATGACGATGGCTCGACGCTGGTTTCGTGCAGCGAGGACAACCACGTATGTTCGTGGCGCGTTGCCACGGGCGAGCTTGCGGCGATGCTTCCGGTCGAGCTCAAGTGGGTGCGTGCGGTGGCGATGGTGGGTAATGGGTCATTGATTGCGTCGGGGGGCGACGATGCATCGGTTCGTCTTTGGGATGGTCAATTGCGCGCGGTGACGGTGGTTCGGGATGGTTCGAGCCCGGGGCTGGTGCGCACCGTGGCGTTTGCTCCCGCGGGGAATTGGCTTGCGGCAGGATTCGGCGATGGGGCCGTGCGCGTGTGGGAAACGCAGCATTGGGAGCTCGTGCAGACGCTTCGGGGAGACGGCAAACAAGTGCATTCGCTCGCATTCGACAAATCCGGCAATGGCGTCGTCGCGGGTCTCGTGAGCGGCGGGATTCGCGTATGGAACGTGTCCACGGGGGTGCTCGAACGTGACGTGATGGGGCGCGGGCGGCCGATGATCAGCTTGGCCATGGATGTGAGCGGACAATACCTCGCATCCGCGTGCAATGAAGGCCGTGTCAACGTGTACCGCTGGCCGCTCGATGTACGCATGCGCGAGGTTCCAGGCGACAAACGCAATGCGCGCGCCTGAGCGAGATGGGCCTGAACGAGCGTGTACTTTGCGACGTTGCCGAGGACGGACCGACGAGCGCGTACGTTCACTTGCAAGAAAAGTTGCCGTGGTGACGCGCTTGCCGCTAGGATCGCCATCATGCGATGGAATCTTCTTTTCGTTTTGGGTCTGATGAACGCGTTCTTGCTTGTCGCCTGCGATGATTCGAGCGGCGGCGGAAGTGGAGGCACTGGCGGGTCGAGCTCGAGCTCGAGCTCTGGCGGCGGCGAAGCGGGCACGGGTGGAACGGCGGGGACCGGCGGAGCGGCTGGCTCGGGCGGAACCGCTGGCATGGGCGGCGGTGGCGGGGGCTTGCCGGATGGTGCCGTGTGCGGCCAATCGGCCAATGGCGCCATGTGTGGCCCGGGGCTTGCGTGCTGTTATCCGTGCGGAATTCCGGATTGCGATTGGAAGTGCACACCGGCGTGCGATCCGAATTCGCCGGGGTGCGCGAACGGCTGCATAGCGGCTCCGTGAGTGTTGGTTTTCCGAGGGGGTTTCGGGGACGCAATCGCCCGCGGAACACCCTCTGATCATAGCAATACTACGCTACTTCGTTGATTGCGCTTCGGGAGGCTTGATTTCTCGGCACATGCGGCACCCCGAACTCGCCGCCTTCGGCGGCTCGAACAGCGGGGCCCCCGCCGCAGCGCCGAGAAATCAAACCTCCCGAAGCTTAGCTATTACGAGTTGATCACGGCCCGTATTTCGCAATGACGAGCCCGCCAGTGCCGCTGAGCGGTGCTCCCCAGCCGAAGTCGGCGGTTTTGCTGGTGGCACCCACGAATACCGCTCCGGAGGCGCTGCCAGTGAGCGCGTACCAGCTCGTCGGTGGATTGCCGCGCCAAACCAGCGCGCCCGTTTCATCGAATTTGGCAAGGAAACTCCCGCCCGTGAAGTCGCCCGCGCCCAAGTTGCCGGTGCCTTGGAAATACCCAACGATCACCGCGTCGTCGGTGCTCGTGTAATCCATGAAGACGCCGTACAAGTTGAAGCTCGATGTGCCGAAATGCTTCACCCAAATGGCATTGCCGTCCGCATCGAACTTGGCAAAACCAAGATCATTGACGCCAGTCGCAGCAATGGGACCGGTGCCGAGGTCCACCGTGCCATTGAAGTTGAAGGCGACGAACAAATTGCCGCTCTCGTCGAATGCTTGCGCAACCGCTTGGGACGTGCCCGCCGATGTCGTCACCGGATAGGTGTTCGTCCAAAGCGAATTGCCCATGCCATCCTGCTTCGCAATCGAAAGGACGCCCGATTGTCGCGACACGCCGTAAAAATGGCCCGCGGGACCGATGGTCGATCCGAGCTGCAGCGTTCCAGCAGCCACGTTGAATTCCACTTGGCCGAGCGGATCGTACTTCACGACGCGGTCGCCCGTGACGAGCGTGCCGTCGCCAAAATCGACGCCCGTCAGGCTGTCCGGAGAGACCGATGCCGCAATGAGCACATGTCCACCGTCGCCCGCCGTGAGGCTCGTGATTTCCGTGTCGTCGTAGGTACGCACCCACGAAGGCGCGTCCATTTGCGAAGTGTAGATGGAATCGGAGCCGCCGTGATACCAATGCACCGTGGCGACGATATCCGAATAACGTGCACGTGCACGCAAGTACGTGGTTTCGTTGTCGGCGTCGTTCAGGGCCGCATCCTCGACGACGCTCGGGCTGCCCGATGCATCAAAGGTGAACCACCAGGGTTGCGCCTGCGAAGGACCCGAACCGAGCATCCAACCATTGAGGTCGATGGAGCCCGTCTTGGAGCCGCTGCCGGACACGCCATCGTTTGCGAGCGGCGTAATCCATTCGATGTCGATGCTGCTGTCGACGGTGGGCGAAAGAATGGTGGCCCATTGGAAAGGAGCGCTCGGTGTGGCGACGGCAGCGCACACTTCGTCGTCGCAAACGTGGCTCGAGCATTCGCTTCCGGATGTGCACGGCGCGCCGGCATTGGATTGGCAGTTGCCTTGTCCATCGCAGATACCGCCGCAGACGGGCGACGAATTCGAATCGCCTTGCCCATTCGGCACGTTCGAGCAGGTGCCTTCCGAGCCGGTCACGTTGCATGCCATGCACGTTCCAGTGCATGCCGTATCGCAACAGACGCCGTCGACGCAGAAACCGGACGAGCATTCAGCGCTGGTCGCACATGCAAATCCATTGTCGACCATCGTGCAAGCGGCTGCGCCGCTGCACGTACCGCTGCCGCCGCATTCATCGTCGGGATCGGTTCCCGCCATGATCACGCCGCATTGACCATTGATGCCGCCACCCTTCTTGGCAGCCGAACATGCTCTGCATGTCTCCGTACACGCGCCGCCGCAGCAATATCCATCCACGCAATACCCGGACAAACATTGCGCGCTCGCGCCACATACGACGCCGTTGTAGCTTTGGCACGTGCCCGTTCCGCTGCACGCACCGGCCGCGCATTCATTGTCGGGATCCTTGCTCGCTGCAATGGGACCACACGTCCCGTCGGAACCTTGGCTCTTCTTTGTCGCCGTGCAAGCCTCGCACGTTCCCGAGCACGCCGTATCGCAACAGACTTTGTCGACGCAATTCCCCGACGCGCATTGCGATCCCGCGCTGCACGCGCTTCCATTTTCGAGGCCCACGGGCGCCGTGCACGCTCCCGCTCCGGTGCATTCTCCGCCGGTGCATTCGTCGTCGGGATCGGTTCCCGCTGCAATCGGTCCGCATTGCCCGTTGACGCCGCCTCCCTTTTTGGCAGCCGAACAAGCCATACAGCTTCCCGTGCAAGCGTTGCCGCAACAATATCCGTCGGCGCAATACCCCGACAAACAGTCGCCCGCCGAACTGCAAACCGCGCCATTGTACCCTTGGCACGTCCCCGATCCGCTGCATACCCCTGCAAAGCATTCGTTATCGGGGTCTTTGTTCGCGGCGATCGGACCGCACGTCCCATCGGCCCCTTGGGACTTC
Proteins encoded in this region:
- a CDS encoding (Fe-S)-binding protein gives rise to the protein MFLVIIGLVGAFAYSAGKRWQLLRVGRDEDRFDDIGKRLEGVAIYALAQKKMHYYRLAGAAHMLIFVGFAILLLRSIILWGRGFDPSFNAFILGPEGFLGLPLGHIYEFLKDVIATLVIVGAVVFLYFRVVRQEPRMTKSGEAILILGIIITMMVADMVYDGASIVLHHQALPQCIGGNLEDVTCESIRKITAPLGPVPTHPLAWEPFPAPAGSAFAMMLAGVSHDTLRVLAQVGFWTHATLVLLFLNLLPYSKHFHIITAIPNVFFRQTKPAGRLPLLAPTAEAIGEKVMAAAEDPAKAEPVGATKINDFTWKAIVDFYTCTECGRCSDNCPAHKTGKLLSPKQFTLNLRDHLYEHAEELVHEKSKSDTVGEGLPRLEDAESAESAEAAPAEPSEAFKDLVPSVIHPDVLWACTTCRACEEQCPVMISYVDKIVDMRRHLVLVKGEFPSQLNGPFQAMEVNGNPWNLARMDRANWTEGLDVKTMSDNPTAEVLYWVGCAASYDDRAKKVARATARLLQAAGVDFAILGQEETCTGDPARRAGNEYLFAMLAEQNVATLNGYKDQGGIKKIITACPHCFNTILNEYPDFGAKFEVIHHTDFLLGLVAEKKLKPTQPVKGRMVFHDSCYLGRYNGVYEQPRDILKSIPGVELVEAEGWNRNKGLCCGAGGAQFWMEEQNKDRVNVKRTLQLLQTEAKTIATGCPFCQTMISDGLKAHGKEESVKQLDVAEILLESCALDGAKKAKSKKSAEVQADV
- a CDS encoding PEGA domain-containing protein, with the protein product MSNTRRRSFAIALSALLGAAFVAAPSQVSAQEPAPTAPASQQQITLARQAASEGLGAYRSGDFNKALDLFEQAKALYPSAQILRMRGYTLLALERWIPSVEAMEEALDSQTGALDEADRKDVSEQIAKAMMHIGSVTVTTQVAGAKLSIDDVPVADFPKDKPFRLLPGKHKFVLSAPEHTDAVEELDVEANKEVTIALEPKKVEAPPPPPPPPPPPPPPPPPKNLIPNQKMIGFIAAGAGLGLGLAGIAAGAASGYISANVARDVKIHEYVYGTNCARGNLEHCLLDREVVNADATDATTLRNLGIGLGVSGLVVGAGGLVLAIIAKPEPAKPADDAPAAKKAQATSVVKSLGCGPYGDVGLSCVGTF
- a CDS encoding serine/threonine protein kinase, whose protein sequence is MSAPLPPKPAPPRPPSPAAGRPSAPPPPRPAAGAAAPPRPAAGAPAAPAATPRPAAGAPAPAAAKPAEPEPEAGFQHGGDLPAGLVISGRYRVEKIIGRGGMGAVYAVRHANTGELCALKMLLPALAANPGAVERFRTEARAPVAIGSEHVVRVIDADVAPELGDAPYIVMELLKGRDLGTELKQRGALPAGEVVVFMKQVARVLDKAHGLGIVHRDLKPANLIVTQREDGTPLVKILDFGIAKLLDQSGVGELTQDGAIFGTPWYMSPEQARGQASKVGPAADLWALGLIVYRLLTGKNYWSAEGMAALVGQILYEPMVPPSQMSPHLGPRFDAWFARACCREAEGRFPNATEQIQALAQALGVNYAAQPTNLDMPNPADLSASAQVRQAVAGMPMYGLSIPPGASIPGTSIPGTSIQAAGISQAGMPMPVGVPNQGAISLAGVPPAQLAAMGLSQSGGVMPGGVPGATTGAPLYSTQAGTPGPKKSRLGAVLAASLIIVGLAGAAGLFFVLKGKTSQSGNAAATAAEAAPAPTPSAEAPALPLPPVTAEPAASAAVEPAASAEPVASAEPADSAEPIEIEEPAASAEPAASAAPPPAATTAEPVAAAPKPTTTSSPTKTAVNTTAKPKPSSTVAPKIKGTIKF